A portion of the Sulfuricurvum kujiense DSM 16994 genome contains these proteins:
- a CDS encoding BrnA antitoxin family protein, which translates to MKKMPELKTEEEIAEFWDEHDSTEYIDWDKAKPVRLTKLQKSAKTISIRMPVDMIETLKIQANKNDIPYQSYLKMLIADGLKAHG; encoded by the coding sequence ATGAAAAAAATGCCTGAATTAAAAACCGAAGAAGAGATCGCAGAGTTCTGGGACGAACACGACTCGACCGAGTATATCGATTGGGACAAAGCCAAGCCGGTACGCCTCACAAAGCTGCAAAAAAGTGCGAAAACGATTTCGATCCGTATGCCCGTTGATATGATCGAAACGCTGAAAATTCAGGCGAATAAAAATGATATTCCCTATCAGTCGTATCTAAAGATGTTGATTGCGGACGGGTTAAAAGCGCATGGGTAA
- a CDS encoding pseudouridine synthase produces the protein MSSKLRLDKLLSSLGYCSRREVALLIREGIITHAHNLPLKSDTKVSHDEILCEGEPLDPPQGIVILMHKPAGLVCSHDDGEGKLVYDLLPERWRLRDPKISTVGRLDKDTSGLLLLTDDGALLHRLTSPKHKVPKVYEARLDRALKGDEAEIFASGTLMLNGEKTPCLPAKLTVIDDTHVTLEIVEGRYHQVRRMFAAVGNHVTALHRCSFGTLTLGDLKAGEYRLIDAQSLSK, from the coding sequence GTGAGCTCTAAACTCCGCCTCGACAAGCTCCTCTCCTCGCTGGGGTATTGCAGTCGGCGCGAGGTCGCACTCCTCATCCGAGAGGGGATCATCACCCATGCCCACAATCTCCCCCTCAAAAGCGATACGAAAGTCTCCCATGACGAAATCCTCTGTGAGGGGGAACCTCTCGATCCGCCGCAGGGGATCGTGATCCTGATGCACAAGCCCGCAGGTCTGGTCTGCAGTCATGACGACGGCGAGGGGAAGCTTGTCTATGATCTATTGCCCGAACGGTGGCGGCTTCGCGATCCGAAAATCTCCACCGTCGGGCGGCTCGACAAGGATACGAGCGGTTTATTGCTCCTCACCGATGACGGCGCCCTGCTCCACCGCCTCACCTCTCCCAAACATAAAGTGCCGAAAGTGTACGAAGCGAGACTCGATAGAGCGCTCAAAGGGGACGAAGCAGAGATATTCGCCTCGGGAACACTGATGCTTAACGGCGAAAAAACCCCGTGCCTCCCCGCCAAACTCACCGTCATCGATGATACCCATGTGACACTGGAGATCGTCGAGGGGCGGTATCATCAGGTGCGGCGGATGTTTGCGGCGGTCGGGAATCATGTCACGGCATTGCACCGCTGCTCTTTCGGGACACTTACCCTCGGCGATTTAAAGGCGGGGGAATACCGCCTCATCGACGCACAATCACTGTCAAAATAA
- a CDS encoding pentapeptide repeat-containing protein: protein MIPITDNMDVFAEKFEGIDLHGKKITKAEFDDCTFVSCDFSETFFSSCKFTECRFENCNLSVMKLTNTKMSDVDFVSCKMVGIDWTMADWKSLLNADPILFRECILNDSNFFGLSIEGLVMRECRAKEVDFRNGSFIKADFSRTDFKGALFGNTHLEAANFTDASNTSIDLRSNHLKGAIFSRYEALFLLESMGIVLVD, encoded by the coding sequence ATGATCCCTATCACCGACAACATGGACGTATTCGCCGAGAAGTTCGAGGGTATCGACCTGCACGGCAAAAAGATCACCAAAGCCGAATTCGATGACTGCACCTTCGTCTCTTGCGATTTCAGCGAAACTTTTTTCTCCTCCTGCAAATTCACCGAATGCCGTTTCGAAAACTGCAACCTGAGCGTCATGAAACTTACCAACACCAAAATGAGCGATGTCGATTTCGTCTCGTGCAAGATGGTCGGGATCGACTGGACGATGGCGGACTGGAAGAGTTTGCTCAATGCCGATCCGATCCTTTTTCGCGAGTGTATCCTCAATGACAGCAACTTTTTCGGTCTGAGCATAGAGGGATTGGTGATGCGGGAGTGTAGAGCCAAAGAGGTCGATTTTCGCAACGGAAGTTTTATCAAAGCCGATTTTAGCCGAACCGATTTCAAAGGGGCGCTGTTCGGCAACACCCATCTGGAGGCGGCCAACTTTACCGACGCTTCCAACACCTCTATCGACCTTCGCTCCAACCACCTCAAAGGCGCTATCTTCAGCCGCTACGAAGCGCTCTTTTTACTCGAATCGATGGGGATAGTGCTGGTTGATTAA
- the flhA gene encoding flagellar biosynthesis protein FlhA yields MAKVKNRTPDVKTVLSALFASRDLSVVFFVMAILAIIIVPMPSSMLDFLLAIVIAISVLILLISLYIPKPTDLTTFPTLLLVITLFRLSLNISTTRMILSHGHEGPEAVSDIITSFGNFVVGGNIVIGVIVFIILVLINFMVITKGSGRVAEVAARFTLDAMPGKQMAIDADLNSGLIDESEAKRRRAEILQDANFYGAMDGSSKFIKGDAVAGIIITMVNIIGGFLIGIFQFNLDVGTSAQTYTILTIGDGLVAQVPALIISTATGIMITRGSSDTGGNFAEGSINQLMGNARVMIIVGFIMLLFALVPGLPTLSLGFVGLVFAGLGYALYKYERGELVLTSAPAVAKKDGSPSAGVPGATEGGAAAAPRKKTNEEIAKEEEAALEDILKIEMLELTLGYQLIRLADSAQGGDLLERIRSMRRKIASDFGFLMPQVRIRDNLHLKPTQYEILLKGVNIGDGFIQPDRYLAMDSGMAMAEIDGEPTKEPAFGLDALWIVPELKEDAIINGYTVVDPATVISTHMSELIKRHAEELLTRQETQSLIEKIKNDYPVVVDDLLKVANIGLIQRVFKALLHERIPLKDMITILETMADVAEYTKSVDIITEHVRAKLSRIITQAYTSPDGVIKLLTFDTMSEQMMLEKSQERDGTRQLLLNVGEINGLIQATSQKATELLQKGISPIIVIVDPKLRRPLAEIYERFSLDIVTLSHAEIDSNAKFEVLGSITLDTK; encoded by the coding sequence TTGGCAAAAGTAAAGAATAGAACTCCCGACGTTAAAACGGTATTATCGGCACTTTTTGCCTCCCGTGACCTCAGCGTCGTCTTTTTTGTTATGGCGATTTTGGCGATTATTATCGTCCCGATGCCGAGCAGTATGCTCGATTTTCTTTTGGCAATCGTCATCGCCATATCGGTTCTTATCCTGCTAATATCGCTTTATATCCCGAAACCGACCGATTTGACGACCTTTCCGACACTCTTGCTGGTCATCACCCTCTTTCGCCTCTCGCTTAATATCTCCACAACGCGGATGATTCTAAGTCACGGCCACGAGGGGCCCGAAGCGGTCAGCGATATCATCACCAGTTTCGGAAATTTCGTCGTCGGCGGAAATATCGTCATCGGGGTTATCGTTTTTATTATTTTGGTTTTGATCAATTTCATGGTTATCACCAAAGGTTCAGGCCGCGTCGCCGAAGTTGCAGCACGCTTCACCCTCGATGCGATGCCCGGAAAACAGATGGCGATCGATGCCGATCTCAACAGCGGACTGATCGACGAATCCGAAGCCAAACGGCGCCGTGCGGAGATTTTGCAGGATGCCAATTTCTACGGAGCAATGGACGGGTCGAGTAAATTTATCAAAGGGGACGCCGTCGCGGGGATCATTATCACGATGGTCAACATCATCGGCGGATTTCTGATCGGGATTTTTCAATTTAATCTTGATGTCGGTACCAGTGCCCAAACCTATACGATCCTCACGATCGGGGACGGTCTGGTAGCGCAGGTACCTGCGCTGATCATCTCCACCGCAACCGGTATTATGATCACACGCGGTTCCAGCGATACGGGCGGAAACTTCGCCGAAGGCAGTATCAACCAGCTCATGGGAAATGCCCGTGTCATGATCATCGTCGGATTCATCATGCTCCTTTTTGCTTTGGTTCCGGGTTTACCGACACTCTCATTGGGCTTTGTCGGGCTTGTTTTCGCCGGCTTGGGATACGCACTCTATAAATATGAGAGGGGAGAACTCGTCCTCACCTCCGCACCCGCCGTTGCGAAAAAAGACGGTTCGCCGAGTGCCGGGGTCCCAGGGGCTACAGAAGGGGGCGCTGCTGCCGCACCGAGGAAGAAAACAAACGAAGAGATCGCCAAAGAGGAAGAGGCCGCCCTCGAAGATATCCTCAAAATCGAGATGCTCGAACTTACCCTCGGGTATCAGCTTATCCGTTTGGCTGACAGCGCTCAAGGGGGTGATTTACTCGAACGTATCCGCTCGATGCGCCGTAAAATCGCTTCGGATTTCGGCTTTTTGATGCCGCAGGTCCGTATCCGTGATAACCTCCACCTCAAACCGACCCAGTACGAAATTCTCCTCAAAGGGGTCAATATCGGCGACGGATTCATCCAGCCGGATCGCTACCTCGCGATGGACAGCGGCATGGCGATGGCCGAAATCGACGGGGAACCGACGAAAGAGCCGGCATTCGGCCTCGATGCACTGTGGATCGTCCCGGAGCTGAAAGAAGACGCCATTATCAACGGCTATACCGTTGTTGACCCGGCAACCGTCATTTCGACCCATATGAGCGAACTGATCAAACGCCATGCCGAAGAGCTTCTCACCCGCCAAGAGACCCAATCGCTCATCGAAAAAATCAAAAACGACTATCCGGTTGTCGTCGACGATCTTCTCAAAGTGGCAAATATCGGTCTTATCCAGCGGGTATTCAAAGCCCTCTTGCACGAGCGTATCCCTCTCAAAGATATGATCACAATCCTCGAGACGATGGCCGATGTCGCCGAATACACCAAAAGCGTAGACATCATTACCGAACATGTCCGTGCCAAACTCTCCCGTATCATCACACAGGCCTACACCAGTCCTGACGGTGTCATCAAACTCCTGACGTTCGATACGATGAGCGAACAGATGATGCTGGAAAAATCGCAAGAGCGAGACGGAACCCGCCAGCTCCTCCTCAACGTCGGTGAGATCAACGGGCTGATCCAGGCCACCAGCCAAAAAGCGACCGAACTGCTCCAAAAAGGGATTTCGCCGATCATCGTCATCGTCGATCCGAAACTCCGCCGCCCGCTGGCCGAGATTTACGAACGGTTCAGTCTCGACATCGTGACCCTCTCCCATGCCGAAATCGATTCGAACGCCAAATTCGAAGTGCTCGGCTCCATCACTTTAGATACCAAATAG
- a CDS encoding RrF2 family transcriptional regulator, with translation MLMTKASEYALLSLIVLAKAGHPLDADTLSKELDISKSFLAKILQSLARQGILNSYKGVNGGFELARHSREITVLEVMEAAEGKSPAVFSCSPSQEDCPSNKAMSCGLWPFLNRLQGKVDAFLGTLTLEAILEE, from the coding sequence ATGCTAATGACTAAAGCGAGTGAATACGCATTGTTGTCTCTGATCGTTTTAGCCAAAGCGGGGCATCCCCTCGATGCGGACACCCTCTCCAAAGAGCTCGATATCTCCAAAAGCTTTTTGGCGAAGATTCTGCAGTCTTTGGCACGGCAGGGAATTCTCAACTCTTACAAAGGGGTAAACGGAGGGTTCGAACTTGCCCGCCATTCCCGCGAAATCACCGTACTGGAAGTGATGGAAGCGGCCGAGGGGAAAAGCCCGGCGGTATTCAGCTGTTCCCCGTCGCAGGAGGATTGCCCCTCCAATAAAGCGATGAGTTGCGGATTATGGCCGTTTCTAAACCGATTGCAGGGAAAAGTGGATGCCTTTTTAGGCACCCTCACCCTCGAAGCCATTTTAGAAGAGTAA
- a CDS encoding DUF2126 domain-containing protein: protein MSLKVVLSHKTHYAFDKPINLSPHVIRLRPAPHSRTPIEAYSLNIKPEDHFINWQQDPFGNYLARIVFPEKTTELSIDVEVLAELVSINPFDFFVEEYATDFPFKYKKELKKELSPYLEITEEGKKLKKFLKTLDLTPRNINDFLVDLNMAVHKYLDYTIRMEPGVQSCEVTLENKLGSCRDFAWLFVQVLRHLGLAARFVSGYLVQLSADVASLDGPSGPAEDFTDLHAWTEVYIPGAGWIGLDATSGLFAAEGHIPLACTPNPESAAPVEGAMDKCEVEFTYSNTVTRVFESPRVTKPYRAEQWEAIDKLGHLVDQELVKNDVRLTMGGEPTFVSIDDMESPEWNTEADGPHKRELANVLSRRLLRSFGKGGMLHHAQGKWYPGEPLPRWMSTIIWRRDGQAIWNNPELLASLDQTFDYTPEDARKFLAKLCLNLGISDQNIHDAYNDPLIALLQESLLPIDVDPMKTSMKDSLERRALAENLSSGIDKPAGFVLPLNWGTTRWVTCRWEFRRAQLFLAPGTSPVGLRLPLDSLTHKPQVELEQSFEPDLFAAFPSLGEYHSAVKARAAKVKKTTKKTPDYEVFVRTALSVEIRESKLFIFLPPITDTEAFLDLIASIEETAEALNMAVMIEGYEPPNDLRLEKMRVTPDPGVIEVNIHPTSSWEELTDVIDTLYEDAHFSRLGTLKFMQDGKQSGTGGGNHVTIGGITPSDSPLLRRPELLRSLITFWQHHPSLSYLFSGQFIGPTSQAPRVDEGRLENLYELEIAFNQIPEEGEVPFWLTDRLFRHMLTDLTGNTHRSEFCIDKLYSPDSSTGRLGILELRGFEMPPHAQMSLVQMLLIRTLVSLFWKKPYKHKLVRWGTQLHDKFLIEHYVRDDIRDIVAFLRAEGYGFENDWFDPFFEFRFPLYGMSTIEGIHCELRGGIEPWNVLGEESSSQGTARYVDSSVERVQIKVNDFVSERYVITCNGVRVPLVSTGVEGEFVAGVRYRAWQPWSALHPTIGVDTPLVFDIVDTWNRRSMGGFTYFIAHPGGRAYDTFPVNSLEAQSRRISRYWGFGHTQGEIEEVHEPLIRSQESGEETASRVVRNHPQKKVFAYQELPGSLEYPHTLDLRRKWSPNAQ from the coding sequence ATGTCGCTCAAAGTCGTTCTCTCACACAAGACCCATTATGCTTTCGATAAACCGATCAATCTTTCTCCCCATGTGATACGTCTTCGTCCCGCCCCTCACAGCCGTACGCCGATTGAAGCGTATTCGCTCAATATAAAGCCGGAAGATCATTTTATCAATTGGCAGCAAGACCCGTTCGGAAACTATCTGGCACGGATCGTTTTTCCGGAGAAGACGACGGAACTCTCTATCGATGTGGAGGTTTTGGCCGAATTGGTCAGTATCAACCCGTTTGATTTTTTCGTCGAAGAGTATGCGACTGATTTTCCGTTCAAATATAAAAAAGAGCTCAAAAAAGAGTTATCCCCCTATCTGGAGATTACCGAAGAGGGTAAAAAACTCAAAAAGTTTCTCAAAACGCTCGATTTGACTCCCCGAAATATTAACGATTTCCTCGTCGATCTGAATATGGCGGTCCATAAATATCTCGACTACACAATCCGTATGGAACCGGGGGTGCAGAGCTGCGAAGTGACGCTGGAAAACAAGCTGGGTTCATGCCGCGATTTCGCATGGCTGTTCGTGCAGGTGCTTCGACATCTTGGGCTTGCGGCACGGTTTGTTTCGGGGTATCTCGTTCAGCTCTCCGCCGATGTCGCTTCATTGGACGGCCCTAGCGGCCCTGCGGAGGATTTTACCGACCTGCATGCGTGGACGGAGGTCTATATCCCGGGTGCGGGATGGATCGGGCTGGATGCGACGAGCGGACTGTTCGCCGCCGAGGGACATATACCGCTGGCATGTACCCCGAATCCTGAGAGTGCCGCTCCCGTCGAGGGGGCTATGGATAAGTGCGAGGTCGAATTTACCTATTCCAACACTGTTACGCGCGTTTTTGAATCTCCCCGGGTTACAAAACCTTACCGAGCCGAGCAGTGGGAAGCGATTGACAAACTGGGGCATCTGGTGGATCAGGAATTGGTGAAAAACGATGTCCGTCTCACGATGGGGGGAGAACCGACGTTTGTCTCCATCGACGATATGGAATCGCCAGAGTGGAATACCGAAGCGGACGGCCCTCACAAACGTGAGTTGGCGAATGTCCTCTCCCGCCGTCTTTTAAGATCGTTTGGAAAAGGGGGAATGCTTCACCATGCGCAGGGCAAATGGTATCCGGGTGAACCGCTTCCGCGATGGATGAGCACGATTATTTGGCGGCGTGACGGCCAAGCGATCTGGAATAACCCCGAGCTGCTGGCGAGTCTGGATCAGACGTTCGATTACACTCCCGAAGATGCACGGAAATTTTTAGCCAAGCTTTGTCTGAATCTGGGAATCAGCGATCAAAACATTCACGATGCCTACAACGACCCTCTCATCGCACTCCTGCAAGAATCGCTGCTGCCGATCGATGTCGATCCGATGAAAACATCGATGAAAGATTCATTAGAGCGGCGCGCATTGGCAGAGAATCTCTCCAGCGGCATCGATAAACCTGCCGGATTCGTCCTCCCGCTGAATTGGGGGACGACCCGCTGGGTAACATGCCGTTGGGAATTTAGACGTGCGCAGCTCTTTCTCGCACCGGGAACCTCTCCGGTAGGCTTGCGTCTGCCGCTTGATTCGCTGACCCATAAACCGCAGGTGGAGCTGGAACAGAGTTTCGAACCCGATCTTTTTGCCGCTTTTCCCTCACTGGGAGAATACCACAGTGCGGTAAAAGCACGTGCGGCAAAGGTGAAAAAAACGACGAAAAAAACACCGGATTACGAGGTGTTCGTCCGGACGGCTCTGAGTGTCGAGATACGCGAATCCAAACTCTTTATTTTCCTCCCTCCGATCACCGATACCGAAGCGTTTTTAGACCTGATCGCCTCGATCGAAGAGACGGCTGAAGCACTGAATATGGCGGTCATGATCGAGGGGTATGAGCCTCCGAACGATTTGCGTCTGGAGAAGATGCGGGTCACTCCGGACCCGGGGGTCATCGAGGTGAATATCCATCCAACCTCAAGCTGGGAAGAGCTCACGGATGTCATTGATACCCTCTATGAAGATGCCCATTTCTCCCGTCTGGGGACACTCAAATTTATGCAAGACGGCAAGCAAAGCGGAACGGGGGGAGGAAACCATGTTACGATTGGAGGGATTACACCGAGTGACAGTCCGCTGCTGCGCCGTCCCGAACTTTTGCGCTCGCTTATTACGTTTTGGCAGCATCATCCGAGTCTCTCATATCTGTTCTCAGGACAGTTTATCGGGCCTACTTCTCAGGCTCCCCGCGTCGATGAGGGGCGGTTGGAAAACCTGTATGAACTCGAGATCGCGTTTAACCAAATCCCGGAAGAGGGAGAGGTACCGTTTTGGCTCACCGACCGGCTGTTTCGCCATATGCTCACCGATTTGACGGGGAACACCCACCGAAGCGAGTTTTGTATCGATAAACTCTATTCCCCAGACTCCTCCACGGGGAGACTCGGGATTTTGGAATTAAGAGGGTTTGAGATGCCGCCGCACGCCCAGATGTCGTTGGTGCAGATGCTTCTGATCCGTACCCTCGTGTCGCTCTTTTGGAAAAAACCGTACAAACATAAATTGGTTCGTTGGGGGACACAGCTGCACGATAAATTTCTGATCGAACATTACGTCCGCGACGATATCCGTGATATCGTCGCATTTTTGCGTGCCGAGGGGTACGGGTTTGAGAACGACTGGTTCGATCCGTTTTTCGAGTTCCGTTTCCCGTTGTACGGGATGAGTACGATCGAGGGGATACATTGTGAACTGCGTGGCGGGATCGAACCGTGGAACGTACTGGGGGAAGAATCGAGTTCGCAGGGAACTGCCCGATACGTCGATTCTTCGGTAGAGCGGGTACAGATCAAGGTCAATGATTTCGTCAGCGAACGCTATGTCATCACCTGCAACGGGGTACGGGTCCCTCTCGTCTCGACGGGTGTGGAGGGGGAATTCGTCGCTGGCGTGCGCTACCGTGCATGGCAGCCGTGGTCGGCACTCCATCCGACGATTGGGGTCGATACGCCGCTCGTGTTTGATATCGTCGATACGTGGAACCGACGTTCCATGGGAGGGTTTACCTATTTTATCGCCCACCCTGGCGGTCGTGCCTACGATACGTTTCCGGTCAATTCCCTCGAAGCGCAATCACGCCGTATCAGCCGCTACTGGGGATTCGGACATACCCAAGGGGAGATCGAAGAGGTGCATGAACCGCTTATCCGTTCCCAAGAATCGGGTGAAGAGACTGCTTCGCGGGTTGTCCGAAATCACCCTCAGAAAAAAGTGTTCGCGTATCAAGAGCTTCCGGGGTCGCTGGAATATCCGCATACCCTCGATTTGCGCCGAAAATGGAGCCCTAATGCACAATAG
- the rpsO gene encoding 30S ribosomal protein S15: MALDTANKTQIIKQYQRTEGDTGSSEVQIALLSTRIAALTEHLKTFKKDHSSRLGLLKLVGQRRRLMRYLKRTNRESYNKLVADLGIRDNI; encoded by the coding sequence ATGGCTTTAGATACGGCGAACAAAACGCAAATTATCAAACAATACCAAAGAACTGAAGGTGACACAGGTTCAAGCGAAGTGCAAATCGCGCTTCTTTCAACTCGTATCGCTGCTCTTACTGAGCACTTGAAAACATTCAAAAAAGACCACAGCTCACGTCTCGGTCTTTTGAAACTTGTCGGTCAACGCCGCCGTTTGATGCGTTATTTGAAACGTACAAACCGCGAAAGCTACAACAAATTGGTTGCTGATCTCGGTATCCGCGACAACATCTAA
- a CDS encoding ABC-F family ATP-binding cassette domain-containing protein: MIQINNLTKSYGTRFLFENLSLKLNAGNKVGFVGRNGSGKSTLFKIILGEEPYDSGEIIIPKNYRIGTLRQHLHFTHKSVREECASVLEGDMEHEVYRVEKILFGLGFTQEDLEKDPLSFSGGYQIRLNLVKLLVTEPNLLLLDEPTNYLDIVSLRWLASFIRSFEGEVILITHDRDFMDSVTTHTMGLRRRSVSIIKGDTRKYYANQAQEDELYVKTKINHDKKRAELEDFVARNKARASTATLAQSKQKELDKMGIMEDLEGEKDLSFSFSYKPTPAKVIMQVKDLSFGYTPDELLFKNLSFALEAKKCLAIIGKNGKGKSTLLNTLAGVLTPNGEITAHPSTAIAHFGQTNIDRLDKNRTITEEIQSADNTLQNVRIRGICGTMMFSGDDADKKISILSGGERSRVMLGKIIATPANLLFLDEPTNHLDMQSIDSLCDALKRFEGSVVIVTHSEMLLRELADQLVIFREGNAEFFDGNYDEFLEKIGWDEEITDAPKPAKVTPNVNKKENKQLRAALIQERSKLLSPLKKEVEHCENTIMKLEEKLKTSHELLTTYSNQGETSKLLELSKQVGEDEKMIEELFERLEIASDEITRIEAEYEEKLSEL; this comes from the coding sequence ATGATTCAGATCAACAATCTCACCAAAAGCTACGGGACACGCTTCCTGTTCGAAAACCTCTCCCTTAAACTGAACGCCGGAAACAAAGTCGGATTCGTCGGACGCAACGGGAGCGGAAAATCGACCCTTTTTAAAATTATCCTCGGCGAAGAGCCTTACGATTCGGGAGAAATCATCATCCCGAAAAACTACCGTATCGGTACGCTGCGCCAGCATCTGCATTTTACCCATAAGAGTGTCCGTGAAGAGTGTGCCTCCGTCCTAGAGGGGGATATGGAGCACGAAGTCTACCGGGTCGAGAAGATCCTTTTCGGTCTGGGGTTTACGCAGGAGGATCTGGAGAAAGACCCGCTGAGTTTTTCGGGGGGATATCAGATCCGACTCAACCTCGTCAAACTCCTCGTCACCGAACCCAATCTCCTGCTCCTCGATGAGCCGACCAACTACCTCGATATCGTCTCTTTGCGCTGGCTGGCGTCGTTCATCAGATCGTTCGAGGGGGAAGTGATCCTCATCACCCATGATCGCGATTTCATGGACTCGGTAACAACCCATACGATGGGATTGCGCCGACGAAGTGTCAGCATCATCAAAGGCGACACCCGCAAATATTACGCCAACCAGGCACAGGAAGACGAACTCTACGTCAAGACCAAAATCAACCACGATAAAAAGCGTGCCGAGCTGGAAGACTTCGTCGCCCGCAACAAAGCCCGCGCCTCTACGGCGACACTCGCGCAGTCCAAACAAAAAGAGCTCGATAAGATGGGAATTATGGAAGATCTGGAAGGAGAAAAAGACCTCTCTTTTTCATTCTCGTATAAACCTACCCCCGCCAAAGTGATCATGCAGGTCAAAGATCTCTCGTTCGGATATACCCCTGATGAGCTGTTGTTCAAAAACCTCTCGTTTGCGCTGGAGGCAAAAAAGTGCCTCGCCATCATCGGTAAAAACGGCAAAGGGAAATCGACGCTGCTCAACACCCTCGCGGGGGTTTTGACACCGAACGGGGAGATTACCGCTCACCCCTCCACCGCCATCGCCCATTTCGGGCAAACGAACATCGACCGACTCGATAAAAACCGCACCATTACCGAAGAGATCCAAAGCGCCGACAACACTTTGCAAAACGTCCGTATCCGCGGTATCTGCGGGACGATGATGTTCAGCGGCGACGATGCCGATAAAAAGATCTCCATCCTTAGCGGGGGAGAGCGCAGCCGCGTCATGCTGGGCAAAATCATCGCCACCCCCGCCAACCTCCTCTTTCTCGATGAGCCGACCAACCACCTCGATATGCAGTCGATCGATTCGCTCTGCGACGCGCTGAAACGCTTCGAAGGCTCCGTCGTCATCGTCACCCACTCCGAGATGCTATTACGCGAGCTTGCCGATCAGCTCGTCATTTTCCGTGAGGGGAACGCCGAGTTTTTCGACGGAAACTATGATGAGTTCTTGGAAAAAATCGGATGGGACGAAGAGATCACCGATGCGCCGAAACCTGCCAAAGTGACTCCGAACGTCAATAAAAAAGAGAACAAACAGCTTCGAGCCGCCCTCATCCAAGAGCGCTCCAAACTCCTCAGTCCCCTCAAAAAAGAGGTCGAGCATTGCGAAAACACGATCATGAAACTCGAAGAGAAGCTCAAAACTTCCCATGAGCTTTTAACGACCTATTCCAATCAGGGAGAAACATCCAAACTCCTCGAACTCTCCAAACAGGTCGGTGAGGATGAGAAGATGATCGAAGAGCTGTTCGAGCGGCTCGAGATCGCCAGCGACGAGATCACACGTATCGAAGCTGAATACGAGGAAAAGTTGAGTGAGCTCTAA
- a CDS encoding DHH family phosphoesterase gives MTKTFYHLSHIDLDGYSCQLVMAQTSHTMFSYNANYGAEVMDRLEEIIDTIKKSKQSATILITDLNLYPEEAKWLNNEVNRLNEGGWNITITLLDHHGSGKDTAAQYPWYFLDTERCATKIVYEYAMEHYGLEAGGWLEAFVKVVNAVDLWHQDEVEDFEYGKVCMRLISDAKELSRVMFADEDRAYKLAMLEQAAQMRNVTNANIILDEALHKMKKEFFKDGVDDTLDNLSTKYIVALLGTKRSTMTIYYKGWRGFLSYGLGNTSIIGNGFLTEFSDFDFIVDVGTRGTMSLRGHNKVDVALMAGEWVGGGGHPNAAGGRIQGFKEQFRFDKVKRQMEDMLSNKEAMPGKLPHKIEE, from the coding sequence ATGACCAAAACTTTTTACCACCTCTCCCACATCGATCTCGACGGCTACAGCTGCCAACTCGTCATGGCGCAAACCTCACATACCATGTTCAGCTACAACGCCAACTACGGTGCCGAAGTGATGGATCGCCTCGAAGAGATCATCGATACGATCAAAAAAAGCAAACAGAGCGCCACTATCCTGATCACCGATCTCAACCTCTACCCCGAAGAAGCCAAATGGCTGAATAATGAAGTCAACCGCCTCAACGAGGGGGGATGGAATATCACCATCACCCTCCTCGACCACCACGGCAGCGGGAAAGATACGGCGGCACAGTATCCGTGGTATTTCCTCGATACCGAGCGCTGCGCGACGAAAATCGTCTATGAATACGCGATGGAACATTACGGTCTGGAAGCGGGCGGATGGCTCGAAGCATTTGTCAAAGTGGTCAATGCCGTCGATCTGTGGCACCAGGACGAAGTGGAAGATTTCGAATACGGCAAGGTGTGCATGCGCCTCATCTCTGACGCCAAAGAACTCAGCCGCGTCATGTTTGCCGACGAAGACCGCGCCTATAAGCTCGCTATGCTTGAGCAGGCGGCGCAAATGCGTAACGTCACCAACGCCAACATCATTCTCGATGAAGCGCTCCATAAAATGAAAAAAGAGTTTTTCAAAGACGGTGTCGATGATACCCTCGACAATCTCTCAACCAAATATATCGTCGCGTTACTGGGGACCAAACGATCCACGATGACCATCTATTACAAAGGGTGGAGAGGATTCTTGAGCTACGGGCTGGGGAATACCTCGATCATCGGAAACGGCTTTTTGACCGAATTTAGTGATTTTGACTTCATCGTCGATGTCGGTACACGCGGTACGATGAGTCTGCGCGGTCATAATAAAGTGGACGTGGCTCTCATGGCGGGCGAATGGGTCGGCGGCGGCGGACATCCGAACGCGGCGGGCGGCAGAATCCAGGGGTTCAAAGAGCAGTTTCGCTTCGATAAAGTGAAACGGCAGATGGAAGATATGCTCTCCAACAAAGAGGCGATGCCGGGAAAACTCCCCCATAAAATAGAGGAATAA